GACCACTCCGGTGAGCGCCCGCAGCAGGCGCCGTTCCGCGCCCGGGAGGCCGGCGGTGAGTCCCAGCAGCTCCAGGTCGAGATCCGAGGGCAGGACGTCGATACGGCTGCTGTAGGGGGCGCTCCAGCCGCACGAGGTGACGATGCGGGCTGCTTCTCCCCGGCCGGGGGACGGCAGGACGCCCGCGAGGCTCGCGGCGGCGCGGTCCTCCAGCGCGGCGGGGAGCTGCGCGCGCAGGCGTCGGGTGGAGTTGCCCTGGGGGTCCATGTCCACCACCAGGACGCGTTCGCCGGCGTCGGCCGCCGCGGCGGCCAGGCCCACGGTGGTGCTGGTCTTGCCGACACCGCCCTTGTGGTTGGCCACGGCGACGTGTGGCGGCAGAACGGGGGGCGGATGGGCCGGTGCTCCCATGGCGGGGCCTTTCGCAGATCAGCGGACGGAACCAGTCCGGGATATCACGGTTCCGTGGTTCCGTGGTTCCGCGCTTGCTTGGATCCGGTGTGATGCGGCGCCCTCGCTGAGGATTCGTACATCGAACAGCGCTTGCGATACGAGCCCGGGTGCGCGGGACAGCGGTGGGTTACCAACCCTCTGATCTGCATCGATGCAGTGCCGACGCCATGTGATACGGGCCCAATCATCCTGCGGCGCGGCTTAGTTGGACGGCAGCGGGTGTCAGCGGCATTACGTAAAGTGCTGGCAGGCCCCGGCAACCATTGAGGGAGACCGCTGTACGGCTTGCTTGCCGGCCGTCGTACAGCGGTCTCCCCCACGTTGCCGATGGGTTCCGTCCTGTCACCCTGAAGAGAGAAGAGGTCCCATGGCAATCTCTGATGTACCCGAAGAGGTGCCTGTGCATCAACTTAATAGCGTTAATAGCGACAGTACCGAAGGACACTGTCAGTCGGGCATCGCAGGCTGGGTGATCCTGTTCGTGGGCGTGCTGTCCATGACCGGGGTCCTCGTCCTGGCCCTGACCGACCGGACGGAAGCCGCCGTCGCCCTCGGCTCCACCGCAGCGGCGGTCTGCACCATCGGTGGCAGCCTGTTCATGCACCGCAGGTAGAACGGAACACGGGTGGAGGGCACCGCCCTCCACCCGTCGCACGGCAAGCGGCACAAGAGCCTCCTGGCCGCGATACCGTGGCACCACAACAGCGGGGCCCCGAGGCGATTTGAGCGCCTCGGGGCCCCCTTGTGGTGCGGTGGCGATCAGGATTCGGGGTGACGCGCCCCTCCCGCTCAGTTGGGCGGGTGGGCCGGCAGCGGATAGTTGCCGGCCCACCCGTACGGCACGGGCTGGGCTACTTCGATGCCGTGACGCGCGGCATCCAGGGAGCGGTACCCGGAGTTTCCAGCGCCTTGAGGTGGCGCCAGATGAACACCCACGTCTCAAGGTTGGCCCCGCCGACGCCGCACGCCCTCAGGAACGCGACGTACCGCTCGTAGTCCGGCAGGGACTCTCCCCGCAGCATGTCGCTGATCGAGCTCCGCCGCAGGACCATGTTGCTGCGCCGCTCCAGCTCCCGCAGGGACGGAGCACCACACCAGACGTGCACGGCCTTGAGCGCCGCCACCAGTTCCGCGGTGCAGGACACCTGCATCGGGTCAGGCTGCCCGAACGCCGGCACCGGCTGCCGCTCCCGCCACTCCTGCCGCAGCTGCCGCTCCAGCAGCTGCCGCTCCCGCCGGTCCTGCAGCTGCTGCCGCTCCCGCCGGTCCTGCAGCTGCCGCTCCCGCCGGTCCTGCTGCTCCCGCCGGTCCTGCTGCTCCCGCCGCTCCAGCCGCTCCAGCCGCTCCTGCAGCTGCTGTCGCTGCCGCTCCCGCTCCCGCTGCTCCCGCAGCATCCAACGCTCCGGCAGCTCCTGCCGCTCCGGCAGCTCCTGCCGCGAAAGGACATCGTCCCTACGGATACCGGTGCGGACGAAGTCCTGCCCATGCTGGGGCAACTGCCCGTGAGCCAGGGACTGTTCCTGACGGCGGAGTTGCTGAAGAAACGCACGGTCTGCCACCCCCATGCCGATGGACACACAGATCCTGTCCAAGACGTCATGGGTTGGTACGTGCCTCCCCGTGATCACACTGTTCACGTCGGCAACTGCCAGGTTGGCGCCTCTCGCAAGCTGACGCACATTGACCGCTGTCTCGGCGGTCGCAGCTCTGTGCGCGAGCCAAGCGAGCAAATGAGCCGACACGGTGCGCTGACGGCCCTCCATGAGCTTCTCGAGCGTGGGGGAGGGAGAAAACCCGTTCACCTCCATGCGAACTCACCTCCGGTGCGGAAGAACCTCTTGAGGCTTCCGTACGCCGCGGTGACGGCGGCGATGAGGGCCGGCGCCAGGAGTCCGACCGCGACCTCGGTCTCGTGACCGGTGTGCCACATCAGCGCGAGGGCGGCCGTGGTGAGGATGAGGACGGCGATGATCACGATCTTGCGGACCCAGCGCAGGGTCTTACGCAGGCCGAACCCCCGGGCAACCCCGGGGGTGATGACGCACCCCTGAGAGGCCGGCAGGGGGTCCTGGAAGGTCGGGACGGGCTGGAGCACCCAGCCGGATCCCTGCACGAAACGCCACAACGACGTCAACGAGCCACACTCCTATTGGTCTTCGAGCCTGGACGGATACAAAAAAAGCGGGGGTTAGCGGGCCCCCAGGACGTCGCCTTCGACGTCCTGCTTCCAGCTTGCCTCACGCGGGGTGACGGTTCCAACTCTCTATTCCCGCTTGCCCACGCGCCTCGGCAGACGCGTCAACAGCGTTCCCCCCAGACACTCCTGACAGGGCATAAATAGACCAATGCCCCAAAACGCACGGTCAGTGCGGAGCACAGGAACGGGCTAGTGTCCGGGCGGGCACTCAGGGCGTCCGGCGGCCGGATGCAGAGAAGGCAAAACATGCTGCTCAGAGCCGGACACTGTCCGGAGCCGTCCGATACTGTCCGGAGGCGTCCGACATCGTCCGGGACTTCCATATCTGGAAGCCGCGGCACGCACTCTGGTTCCCGAGCCCGCTTCACAGCCTGGACGGACTCACGGAGGCGGCGTTTAGCGGCACCACCTCCTACAAGCGTGATCAGAGTCACACCTGAGCGGCGGTTTGTACCCAGCGTACGGACCGCCGCTCACGCATGTCCGCGGACGCGAGCCCAGAGCCACGACCCACAACGCCCCGACTTCGCAGCCGTGGTGGCGCGGGATACCGAACGGCCCTTGGGGGCCCGTAGCGGCCGGTACGGTGGCAGGGCACGCGGAAGGGCCCCGAGGCGATTTGAGCGCCTCGGGGCCCTTCTGTGTGGTGCGTGTGCTGGTCAGGCGTGGGCGTGCTCCTGGTGCTCCTGCCCGTAGCCGTTGGCGATCAGGGTGCGGGCCTCGGTGAGGTAGTCGGACGCGGTGGACTGCTTGACGCCGCACGCCTGCTCGATCTCGTACAGGGCGACCGCGTCGCCACCGGCAGCGAGGACCATGCGGGCGACCTTGCGGACGGCGCGCTCGCGGGGCTGGAGGCGGGCGGTGTCCTCGTCCTCGGCGGCCTGACGCTCGATGCGGGCGGCCTGGGCGCGGCGCTGGGCGGTCTCGTGGGCGAGGCGGGCGGCCTCGGCGCGGGCCCGGGCGTCCTCGTTCAGGGCGAGGCCGGCCTTGCGGGTGTCCTCGGCCGCTTCCCGCTCGGCCCGGGCGGCCTCGGCGGCCAGGCGCTGGGTCTCGGCGGCGGCGGCCGCCTCGGCCCGGCGTTCCTCGGCCGTCTTACGGCCCAGCTCCGCGGCGGAGAGGCCCTCGTGGGCCAGGCGGGCGGCCTCGTCCCGCAGCCGGACGTTCCGGCTCTCCTCGAGGGCGGCTTCGTGGTCGAGACGGGCCGCCTCAGCACGGGCGGTTGCCTCGTCCTTCAGCGCCACCGCGGTCTTGCGGGCGTCCTCGGCCGCTTCCCGCTCGGCCCGGGCGGCCTGGGCGGCCAGCCGCTGGGTCTCGGCGGCGGCGGCGGCCTCGGCCTGGGCGTCCTCGGCGGCCTTGCGGCGCAGGGCGGCGGTGCGGGCGGTCTCGGCGGCCTGGTGCTCGGCCTCGGCGGCGGACAGGGCGGCCTGCGCCTGGATGCCGGCGGTCGCGGCGGTGGCCTCGGCACGGTGCGCGGCGGCCCGCGTCTCCCCGTCCGCGGTGGCCTTCAGCGTGGCCAGCTCCGCCTCCTGGCGGGCCTGGTCGGCCTCCTTGGCCAGAACGTCCATCCGAGCCTGGTGAGCGTCCTCTCGCTCCTGACGCTCACGCTCCCGGCGCTCTGTCTGCTCGCGCAGCTCCTTCTCGCGGGCACGGTCGCGCTCGGCCTGCTCCTCCTCGTGCTTCTGCCGCTCCAGGTCCTCACGCTCCTGACGCTCGGCCTGGCGCTGGGCCTGCTCTTGGGCCTGCTCCTGGGCGTGCATGCGGGCCGGGATGGCACGGGCCTCGACCACGGTGACGCCGTAGGGGGCCAGGAGGGCGGGCATCCGGTCCAGCAGCGCGGCCCGGTCCTGCGCGGTGCCCCGGGTGTAGCGGACGCGCTCCTTCTGCCACACCCGGTAGACAGCCAGCTCCCGGACGAACGCGCGGGCCTCGGCGTAGGAGGCGGCGTGGACCTTCGCGTGCCGGTAGATGGTCTTGGTGACGCGGTAGTTCATGACCCAGTCCGCCAGGGTGAGGGCCTGGTCGTCCAGGTAGCCGCCCTCGATGCGGGCGGTCCGCACGATCGCCCACCGGGCGACCTCGGTGAGGATCACGTACGCGAACGGCATCATCGCGTGGCTGCCCAGGCGCCCGGGATCGGCCTGGAATGCCTGCCAGAGGCCCGGGGAGCCCTCCATGCCCTCGGCTGCCGCCGTGACGTTCAGACCGATCGTGACGGCCGTCAGGACGTGCGCGCACATCCGCACCCACGGCCGGGACATCCGCTTCCAGGACAGCCACAGGTCAGCGGTGTACAGGGCGATGATCAGCCCGTCCATCCCGAGCGGGAACGCGTCCGCCTTCCACCCCGTGTAGCCCCAGCCCTCCGCGGCGTCACGCAGCACCCCGTACGACAACCCGAAACCCGTACCGGGGTGGCCCGGGTGGGTGTGAAGGCCGAGTGGGCGGTGCGTGCCGAGAACGCGTCCTGGTGTTGTCAGGCGGCGAAGCCGATGTTCGTCACGTACTCGTACTGGCCCCACTGGCTGCCCAGGTCCGGCAGGACACCGGTGGTCCAGGCGTCGTCGAGGGCGTGGCTGTCACTGGTGGTCCAGGCGGTCACGATGTGGTCCCAGCGGCGGACGTTGATATGCCGGTACTCGAGGGTGCGCCGGTGGGGTGCGGAGACTTGGGACTGGTCGAGGGGGTGGATTTCCACCCGGGTGCCGCCGGAGGAGTTGAGACGCTTCAGGAGGTGACGGGCGACGTTGTGGCGGCGCACGGTGCGGTAGGCCTGTTCGACGCGTTCCAGGTTGGCCTTCGATGGGTTCTGGGTGCCGGCGAGCCATGCCTTCAGTGTGCGGTCGGTGACGGTCAGCCCGGCCGCGCGGGCGGCCTTCATCGCCTTGGGTGACGTCGTCAGGTAGTGGAGGCGTGCGAGCAGACCACGCGGGGTGGTGACGGGGGTGACGATGAAGTCGACCAGTGCGTCCAGGCGGCGGGCGACGAGTTCGCTTCCCCTGGTGCCGCGGGCGCCGAGCCTTCCGAACTCGTGATTCCGGTCCGGCATCAGGCTCCTCCCCCCGCCGCGTTCGCGCCACAGGCAGCGTATTCGTCTTTCACCTTGACTTCGGCAACGCCGCGGCCCTCGGGGAAGACCTTGCGCCAGTCACCGATGACGTGGAGCTCGTCGGTGCCCATGGCCCGGATGACGGTCAGGCCTTCGTCGTGGGCCTTGAGGGCCTTCATCCACAGGTTGGCGAACGCCTGGGAGCGGATCAGATGCATCCAGTCCGGGCGGTAGAGTTCCCGGTTGTAGTTCGAGGCTCCCATCGTGGAGACGAACTTGGAGTACATCGCCTTCACATACTCCAGCGTCACCTCGTCGTCCGTGGCGATCGCGGTGTCGCGGGCGTCCTTGAGTGCGATGCGGAACTTCTCCAGCAGTCCCTCGGTGGCTCCGGAGGTGAACGACTCGTGGATCTCGGGCGGCTCGCACAGCCCGTACTTCGGGCCTGACAGGCGCAGCAGGAGGCGCAGTGTGGGCTCGGTGATCCACAGGGGGCCCGGCTCGTCGCGCTGTCCGATCGGGTTCGGCAGCACGTCGTCGTGGTCCCAGCGCGCCGGGGTGATCAGGTGGACGCCGGCCCGGCGGTGGTCGTGGTCGGATCCTGTGGAGTGCTCCAGCTGGCCCAGTGGGAGGTGTGTCTTGAGGGCGGACAGGTAGGCGCCGTTGATGTCGAGGGCGGTCACCTTGTGCTCGCCGGGCGGCAGTTCGGTCCGCGTCCACTTCGGCCGGGCTTCCCACACCTGGTCGGGGCCGCGCGCGGACTGCTTCTTGAGGATGTCCGGCATCCACGGATGGGCGATCACGTCGTACCTGCCGCCCTTGCGTGTCTCGTCGAGCAGGGCCATCGCGTCCGGGATCGCCTTCTTCACCAGCGCCGCTGTCGCCGCTTCCGCGTCGCCGCCGTGTGCTTCGAGCGCGGCCCGTACCGATCGGCCGATCAGGTCGGCTGACTCGCTGGGGAGCTGCACAGCGCGCCGGGCTGTAGAGCGGTGGCGGTCGGCAGCGGGCCGCTGGGGCGCGGGGGCGGAAGGCTCCGGCCGGCGCGGGGCAGGTTCCACCGAGCCGTCGGCCGCGGGTGCGGCGGCGTGGCATTCGGCGGCGTCCAGGTGCTGGGCGAACCCAGCCATCCGCTGGGCCGCCGGGTGACCGCACAGCACACACGGTTCGCTGTCGGCCAGTTGGATCACACCCTCGTCGGGCTCGGCGTTGTCCGTGCCGCCGGACGGGGACTTTGGCGGGGGTGGCGTCTTCGCGTGCGCGGGCGTACCGAGCTTGGCGGCCAGGCCCGTCGAGGAAGTAGCCGTATTTGGCCCGGGTCTCACCTGACGGGTCCCGGCCCGCCTCCCACGCACTCAGTGTGGAGGCACTGATTCCGAGCGCGCGGGCCACCTGCGCCTTCGACAGACCAGCCTGTTCGCGCAGGCTACGGCGCACCTGAGCCTGCGGAAGTTTTGCCTCGGGGCCCACTGAGGCGAGCAGCGAGTCGATCGCGTCGAAGTCGCTCATCACACCGCGGCTTTCAGATGTAGGTAACAGGGTTGCGGGACAGGTGTGGGCTCGGGGTGGGCCGGCCCACGCGCGGGTCACCGCGCAGCAGGTCGCCCTCGAGGGCATAGCGGTCGCCGTGCTTGGAGATCCCGGTAATCCTCGCGACGGCGAGCACGATGCCGTCGGTGTTGATGATCTGCACCTCGTCCTGGGACAGAGCCCGGTCGGCGTTGAACTTCCACACACCGCGCCCCGCCTGCCATGCCTCGTCCTCAGGCATCCCTGGATGCCATCCGACCGTGGCGCGCCCCAGGCGGTCGTCCGCGTCAGCCGGCCGCTCGGCACCCAGCTGGATCTGCAGCACGCTGTCCGCCCTCCCACCATTCGACTTTTTAACTTGTTGGAAAGTTATCAGCGGCTGGGGGGACTTCGCAACAAGTTGAAGAGTTATCGGACTGACCGACGGACCGGCGAGCCCGCCGCCGCCCGGGCGGCCAAGGAGGCACATGGCCAAGGCCCCACGCCGAGGTACTGCACGGCGTCCGCGAGGGCACCTGCGCCCCGTGCGGCACACCTCGCGCCGAGCTGGTCCACCTGCGGTTCACCCCCGACGCGAACATCGGCCGCAGCAGCGGATGCGGCAGCGAGACCCCACCGGGGATCCTCGTCTCCGCCTCACCGAGCAAAGCCGCCCACTCCGGCGTGGGCCGGTGGAGGCGGCGGGGTGAGGGGGACGGCAGGCGTCACGGCCCTGCCCGGCGCGGCGGGGCGACGGGCTCTGCGGGGGCGTGCGCCCGGAAGGCGGCGGTGACACGCCGGACGAGGAGGGACTGGTCGCTCGGCGGTCATCATCGCTGTCCACGGCGTGCGGCACGAGGACCCCGGTACGGACCACACGCCCTACGTCCTGCGCCATGAGCGGGCGCAGGACGTTGACGAGCCGTGCGGCGGTGCGGTTGGGGACCGGCAGCACGATGGCGTCGAGGCCGCGGGGCAACGGGTTGCAACTCCTGCATACGCAGCGGATGACCGGCTGGCCGTATGCGTACCGCCCTGCCGGCGAGCCGCCCTCCAAAAGGATCGCCGCGCCGAGCGTGTCCACCGCCGGCTGCGTACCGGACTCCTGGGCCTCGCCCCTCGTGGCCGGCACGACCACGGCACGGCGCAGCCGGAGCCGTTCGGTGATCCGCGCGGTCGCGTCGGCTTCGGTGGACCATTGCCGCGGACCCGGCGGGTGCGCGTCATCCCGGGAGACGGTGCGGTGCGTCGTCCCAGGCCATGGAGGACATCCTCCAGCCGGCTCGGGTCCGTAGGAACTGGGTGGTTTTGTGGCCGTGGCCCTCGAAGCGCACTCCGTCCCGGGTGCCCGACTTGCGGTACTCGCTGAACCGGTGAGCGACGGATCCGAAGATCTCCGTCCGCGCGGAGACCTCCCACTCGGAGAACTCCGTCAGGGTCCCGTCGGTGAGCATTCTCTGACGCGGCTCGATGAAAGCGTCCAGATCCATGATCACCGGATCGTTTCCGGTGTTCGAGACGATCGTCCCCTCCGGGACGAACAGTTCGCGGATCACCTGCAGATCAGGGTGCCTCCCCCCGGTGTTGGTGAAGGAGCCCATGAACAGGTCCGCCAGGCGGTCGATCTCCGCCCGGTCGCCGGACGAGGGTGCGGACCGGTCCCCTGCCGGCGGCCACTCCTGGGCCAGGACGGACCACACCTCGCTGTCGTGGCGCAGCCCGCGGTACGGGTAGCGCTGCCGGAGCACGCCGTCCCGGGTCATGCCGAGACGGCGCGCGGACGCGGTGCTGCGGGTGTTGCCGGCGGAGGCCCACCACTCGACCCTGTTCATCCCGCGCTCGGTGAAGGCCCAGTCGATCAGCGCCCTGCACGCCCGGGTCACGAGCCCGTGGCCCTGCCCGGCCTCCTCCAGCCAGCAGCCGAGCTCGCACACCCCCGAGGAGGTGTCGAAGCGGGTGAACATGACGCCGCCGACGAGCACCCCGTCCAGCCAGATCCCGTATATCCGGCCGTTGTCGGCGGACGAGAGGTCGGCGTAGCGCTGGAGGGTGGCCGTGGCCGTGGCCAGGTCGGTGGTGAGCGAGGCCCAGGGGATCCATGGGTCGACCAGGGGGCGGGCCCGGTCGATGTGCGCCAGGAACTCCGGCGCCTGCCAGGGCTCCAGGGGGCGCAGTTGCGCGTGGTCGTCGAGCGGGGCGGTGAGCATGGGCGTTCCGCCTTCCAGGTCGGGCCGGCCGGAGCGCCGGCAGGGAGACTGCCGGCGGGCACGTGGCCGAAAGGGTGCGTAACAAGCGTTTGGTATGTAGGGTAGCGCCATGCCGCCGCCCGCACCCGGAGATCACGAGGCTCGCCGCAAGGACATGTCCGAGGCGGTGTGGCGCGTCCTTGCCGCCAAGGGGTTCGGCGGTCTGACACTGCGCGCCGTGGCCGCCGCCATGGGTGTCTCGACCGGCATGCTGACGCACTACTTCCCGAGCAAGCGGGCTCTTGTCACGCACGCGCTGGACCTGCTGGAACAGGACACGGCGGGACGCCCGCGCCGGACTCCTCCCGCCGACGGCCTGCCCACCGTGCGGGCCATGCTGCTCGACATCCTGCCGCTCACGCCGGCCGGCACCGCCCGTAACCGCATCTGGGTCAGCTCCTGGGACCTGTCCCTCGCCGACGAGGCTCTGGCCGCCCAGCAGGGCGACAGGTACACGAGGTTGCGCGCCGGTTTTCGTCCTCATCTCGAGACGGCGCGCAGCCTCGGGCAGATCCCCCCGCACGCCGACACCGGCCAACTGGCCGCCGCCGCGGTCGCCTTCGTCCACGGGCTCGTCGTCCAGGCCCTCTTCGATCCCGGACGGTTTCCCGGGGACGTGCAGACCGCCATGGTCGACGGCTTCGTCGCCCGGCTCGCCGGGCCGGGGCCCGGCACGGTCCCGGACGCCGTACGCGGCACCGCGTCGGACGGTGATCACCTGCAGCCGTTCCTGACGCCTCCGCCGCCCACCGCCTGAGGCGGGCAGTCGTGCTGAGCCGTCCCGGCTTCACGGGACGGCCGCACGGGTTGCCCACGAACACATCGTGATGGCAACCGACCGAGGAGACCTCCGTTGCAGTCCTCTTCCGCCCTGCCCGTCCGGCGGGGTGCTCTCCATGTCGCGATCGCGGCCACGGCCTGGGGCACGGGCGGTGCCGTGGCCGCCGTACTGTACGACGTCGGCGGCATCGGCCCCGTCTCGGTCTCGTTCTGGCGGTTCCTGGCGGGACTCGGGCTGCTCCTGGCAGCTCACCTGGTCAGACGGGCCCGGCGGCCGGGAACAGCGTTGTCGCTGCGCGCGGCGTTCGCGGCGAACCCGCGGCGCGCCCTGATCACGGGCCTCGGGCTGGCGGTGTACCAGACGGCCTACTTCGCCTCCGTGCAGCAGGCCGGGCTGACCGTGGCCACGGTGGTGACCCTGGGCGCGGGTCCGCTACTGGTGACTGCCGGAGCCCGGCTCACGCTGGGCGAGCGCGCCGGCGCCGCCGGAATTGCCGCGGTGGCGAGCGGCGTCGCCGGCCTGGTGCTGCTGACGGGCGGTGCGGACGGGAGCACCGGACCGGCTCCCGCGCCGGGCATCGGCTACGCGCTGCTCTCCGCCGCCGGCTACGCAGGCGTGACGTTGCTGGGCCGCCTCTCCGGCCGGGATAACGCCGATGGGGTGTTCGAGTCCACGGTCACCGGCTTCGCGGTCGGCACGGTCTGTCTTCTGCCGACGGCTCTGCTGGAGGGCCTGCTGCCCGACATGGGGCGACCGGCGTGGACGCTGGGCCTGGTTCTCTACCTCGGGGCCGTGCCGACGGCGTTGGCGTACACGTTGTTCTTCGCCGGCCTCGGCGCTGTGCGGGCGACCACAGCCTCCGTCGTCGCCCTGGTGGAACCGGTCACCGCGGCCGCCATCGGCGTCCTGGTCCTCGGCGAGCAGCTCAACGCGGCCGTCCTCACCGGCACGGCTCTTCTGATGTCCGCAGTGGTGTTCCTCGCCGCCACCGAGGGGCCGGGCCGGGCCGCTGCACGACGGACGCCCGGGCGCTGCCGCCCGGGCGCAGGAGGCCGTCGCGCACCTGGGGTCGCGGCGGCGGACCGGCGACGGCCGGGCGCGGTCCGCGACCGCCGCTGATACCACCCTGCCCGCTGCCACCGCCCGCCGGAAGCGTGCGATCGCCCACCAGGGCGCCCCGCACCCCGGCTCCGCATGCGAAGACACACCGTCGACACACCCGTCGCACCCAGCACAGCTGGCGGGCCGGACCCGGCACGCGACGTCCTCGCCGGCATCACCGGCGACGGACGCACGGACACCGTCGGCTCCGGCGGCCCGGGCGTGTACGCGGCCCAAAACCTCTGCCGCCACGTCAGGACCCGGTGACCGCCTCCGCCACATGGTCTGGACGACACCGCCCGGGAGCACCTGGATCTCCCACGGCGATCTGACCGGAACCGGCACGACGACCGTGTGCACCGCAGGCCTCGGCCCCGTAGGACCGCTCGGTCCCTGTCGCAAGGAACCGCCGGAGGCGGCCCGAGCCGGCTCCTGCAGGCGGCCCGAGCCGGCCCGGGGGCTGCTTCCGCTCCCCGGAGGCAGCCCCATGCCGTCGCCCGGAAGAAGGCCGCCCACAAGCGGTACCGTCTTCCGCTGCGCCCGCCCCGCCTCCGGCCGCACGGGGGCAGTGCCCTGGTCCACCTGACGCCGTACGTACCGGACGGCCGGGCGCCGGCCTCGCACGGACCGCGGCTCCGTGAAGGGCAGGACGCCGACGGCGGCCGGCCACCTGACACCCGCCGGGGTGAACGCACGGCTGCCAGGTGAAGGTCCGGCCGCACCTCGCCCGGTCACCGGCCGTTGCGGGGAGCGGGGATCCGCGGGAGGAGTTCCCACAGCGGACGTCCGCCGCTCGCCCAGGCCGCGAGGATGCGCCGGTCGGCCAGGTGCATGCGCAGTTGCTGGGCCAGGGGTGCGCAGCGGGTGGAGAAACGGCCGTTGGTGACGACCAGGACGATGTCGGCGCCGTACAGCTGGCGGGCGGTGCCGTTGACCCGTTGGAGGTCGGGGGTGCCGACGGCTGAGCCGCGGTCCCCGTCCTTGCGGTGCTTGGCCTGGAT
This DNA window, taken from Streptomyces nitrosporeus, encodes the following:
- a CDS encoding DUF2637 domain-containing protein encodes the protein MGPVRVRDEHRLRRLTTPGRVLGTHRPLGLHTHPGHPGTGFGLSYGVLRDAAEGWGYTGWKADAFPLGMDGLIIALYTADLWLSWKRMSRPWVRMCAHVLTAVTIGLNVTAAAEGMEGSPGLWQAFQADPGRLGSHAMMPFAYVILTEVARWAIVRTARIEGGYLDDQALTLADWVMNYRVTKTIYRHAKVHAASYAEARAFVRELAVYRVWQKERVRYTRGTAQDRAALLDRMPALLAPYGVTVVEARAIPARMHAQEQAQEQAQRQAERQEREDLERQKHEEEQAERDRAREKELREQTERRERERQEREDAHQARMDVLAKEADQARQEAELATLKATADGETRAAAHRAEATAATAGIQAQAALSAAEAEHQAAETARTAALRRKAAEDAQAEAAAAAETQRLAAQAARAEREAAEDARKTAVALKDEATARAEAARLDHEAALEESRNVRLRDEAARLAHEGLSAAELGRKTAEERRAEAAAAAETQRLAAEAARAEREAAEDTRKAGLALNEDARARAEAARLAHETAQRRAQAARIERQAAEDEDTARLQPRERAVRKVARMVLAAGGDAVALYEIEQACGVKQSTASDYLTEARTLIANGYGQEHQEHAHA
- a CDS encoding transcriptional regulator, producing MPDRNHEFGRLGARGTRGSELVARRLDALVDFIVTPVTTPRGLLARLHYLTTSPKAMKAARAAGLTVTDRTLKAWLAGTQNPSKANLERVEQAYRTVRRHNVARHLLKRLNSSGGTRVEIHPLDQSQVSAPHRRTLEYRHINVRRWDHIVTAWTTSDSHALDDAWTTGVLPDLGSQWGQYEYVTNIGFAA
- a CDS encoding transcriptional regulator, with translation MRPGPNTATSSTGLAAKLGTPAHAKTPPPPKSPSGGTDNAEPDEGVIQLADSEPCVLCGHPAAQRMAGFAQHLDAAECHAAAPAADGSVEPAPRRPEPSAPAPQRPAADRHRSTARRAVQLPSESADLIGRSVRAALEAHGGDAEAATAALVKKAIPDAMALLDETRKGGRYDVIAHPWMPDILKKQSARGPDQVWEARPKWTRTELPPGEHKVTALDINGAYLSALKTHLPLGQLEHSTGSDHDHRRAGVHLITPARWDHDDVLPNPIGQRDEPGPLWITEPTLRLLLRLSGPKYGLCEPPEIHESFTSGATEGLLEKFRIALKDARDTAIATDDEVTLEYVKAMYSKFVSTMGASNYNRELYRPDWMHLIRSQAFANLWMKALKAHDEGLTVIRAMGTDELHVIGDWRKVFPEGRGVAEVKVKDEYAACGANAAGGGA
- a CDS encoding GNAT family N-acetyltransferase, whose product is MLTAPLDDHAQLRPLEPWQAPEFLAHIDRARPLVDPWIPWASLTTDLATATATLQRYADLSSADNGRIYGIWLDGVLVGGVMFTRFDTSSGVCELGCWLEEAGQGHGLVTRACRALIDWAFTERGMNRVEWWASAGNTRSTASARRLGMTRDGVLRQRYPYRGLRHDSEVWSVLAQEWPPAGDRSAPSSGDRAEIDRLADLFMGSFTNTGGRHPDLQVIRELFVPEGTIVSNTGNDPVIMDLDAFIEPRQRMLTDGTLTEFSEWEVSARTEIFGSVAHRFSEYRKSGTRDGVRFEGHGHKTTQFLRTRAGWRMSSMAWDDAPHRLPG
- a CDS encoding TetR/AcrR family transcriptional regulator; its protein translation is MPPPAPGDHEARRKDMSEAVWRVLAAKGFGGLTLRAVAAAMGVSTGMLTHYFPSKRALVTHALDLLEQDTAGRPRRTPPADGLPTVRAMLLDILPLTPAGTARNRIWVSSWDLSLADEALAAQQGDRYTRLRAGFRPHLETARSLGQIPPHADTGQLAAAAVAFVHGLVVQALFDPGRFPGDVQTAMVDGFVARLAGPGPGTVPDAVRGTASDGDHLQPFLTPPPPTA
- a CDS encoding DMT family transporter, which codes for MQSSSALPVRRGALHVAIAATAWGTGGAVAAVLYDVGGIGPVSVSFWRFLAGLGLLLAAHLVRRARRPGTALSLRAAFAANPRRALITGLGLAVYQTAYFASVQQAGLTVATVVTLGAGPLLVTAGARLTLGERAGAAGIAAVASGVAGLVLLTGGADGSTGPAPAPGIGYALLSAAGYAGVTLLGRLSGRDNADGVFESTVTGFAVGTVCLLPTALLEGLLPDMGRPAWTLGLVLYLGAVPTALAYTLFFAGLGAVRATTASVVALVEPVTAAAIGVLVLGEQLNAAVLTGTALLMSAVVFLAATEGPGRAAARRTPGRCRPGAGGRRAPGVAAADRRRPGAVRDRR